In Aphelocoma coerulescens isolate FSJ_1873_10779 chromosome 3, UR_Acoe_1.0, whole genome shotgun sequence, a single window of DNA contains:
- the LOC138107589 gene encoding uncharacterized protein isoform X4, whose translation MGLKTFWKDYKVLIVVGAGLGLVHGGWLHMKSSPIFQVKTEDFVPEPGIVTFMMQSDRKNKEK comes from the coding sequence ATGGGTcttaaaaccttctggaagGACTACAAAGTTCTGATTGTTGTGGGAGCTGGCCTTGGGCTGGTGCACGGGGGCTGGTTACACATGAAGTCCAGTCCTATTTTCCAAGTGAAGACAGAGGACTTTGTTCCAGAACCTGGGATTGTGACATTCATGATGCAAAGTGATcgcaaaaataaagaaaagtag
- the LOC138107589 gene encoding uncharacterized protein isoform X1: MAASGRGGSAPRVTRRSANGERGGAARPGSCCFRFLFFLPGCQFAMGLKTFWKDYKVLIVVGAGLGLVHGGWLHMKSSPIFQVKTEDFVPEPGIVTFMMQSDRKNKEK; encoded by the exons ATGGCCGCCAGCGGCCGAGGCGGGTCCGCGCCGCGAGTGACGCGACGCTCGGCTAATGGCGAGCGGGGAGGGGCGGCACGTCCGGGGTCGTGCTGCTTTcgcttcctcttcttcctgccGGG ATGCCAGTTTGCAATGGGTcttaaaaccttctggaagGACTACAAAGTTCTGATTGTTGTGGGAGCTGGCCTTGGGCTGGTGCACGGGGGCTGGTTACACATGAAGTCCAGTCCTATTTTCCAAGTGAAGACAGAGGACTTTGTTCCAGAACCTGGGATTGTGACATTCATGATGCAAAGTGATcgcaaaaataaagaaaagtag
- the LOC138107589 gene encoding uncharacterized protein isoform X2: MASGEGRHVRGRAAFASSSSCRGAFERAVGGCQFAMGLKTFWKDYKVLIVVGAGLGLVHGGWLHMKSSPIFQVKTEDFVPEPGIVTFMMQSDRKNKEK; encoded by the exons ATGGCGAGCGGGGAGGGGCGGCACGTCCGGGGTCGTGCTGCTTTcgcttcctcttcttcctgccGGGGTGCGTTTGAACGCGCGGTCGGCGG ATGCCAGTTTGCAATGGGTcttaaaaccttctggaagGACTACAAAGTTCTGATTGTTGTGGGAGCTGGCCTTGGGCTGGTGCACGGGGGCTGGTTACACATGAAGTCCAGTCCTATTTTCCAAGTGAAGACAGAGGACTTTGTTCCAGAACCTGGGATTGTGACATTCATGATGCAAAGTGATcgcaaaaataaagaaaagtag
- the LOC138107589 gene encoding uncharacterized protein isoform X3 — protein sequence MAGRCQFAMGLKTFWKDYKVLIVVGAGLGLVHGGWLHMKSSPIFQVKTEDFVPEPGIVTFMMQSDRKNKEK from the exons ATGGCAG GTAGATGCCAGTTTGCAATGGGTcttaaaaccttctggaagGACTACAAAGTTCTGATTGTTGTGGGAGCTGGCCTTGGGCTGGTGCACGGGGGCTGGTTACACATGAAGTCCAGTCCTATTTTCCAAGTGAAGACAGAGGACTTTGTTCCAGAACCTGGGATTGTGACATTCATGATGCAAAGTGATcgcaaaaataaagaaaagtag
- the LOC138107590 gene encoding uncharacterized protein has product MKKTTWSRKNFLLVAGLSLIGVHLGSMLVNFVAKKSAQSHSEAKRDRHE; this is encoded by the coding sequence atgaagaaaactaCCTGGAGTAGAAAGAACTTTCTGCTTGTAGCAGGACTGTCACTTATAGGTGTTCATTTAGGAAGCATGCTTGTAAACTTTGTTGCAAAAAAGTCTGCTCAATCTCATTCAGAAGCTAAAAGAGATCGTCATGAATGA
- the MKKS gene encoding molecular chaperone MKKS, producing MSRLEAKKPPLFISEPLTRDAVSQSLSLLSGILKSSYGPAGRLKQLHNGVGGCVCTTSQSSALLGHLSTSQPVLRVLTASVQNHVSRFSDCGLFTAILCCGFIENFRSLNVAPFTVIKISKHLLSLCMDHLKSEACGCRVSVDFSSVETLVCLVRSILTSKPACMLNKTEVDHLTTLVLKAFIFTIPCHVRTNAVLGKCMIVPVKGRRVVDSTVLPGLLIETPEFQLGKPLAVKRTGSNTIKTALFSVSMSGDGFNAEEGTIAVHHGVSLEMSELNQLLNVGKQLVKDEVGLVLCQKVMHPSLKQYLKENGVIAVDRAGLSLMEPLGRMTGSQPIASIHSLSPGCYGSLKDLCLESFASKHFLHLIPEDTVICSLILCNRSETAWDELKRVCETAEHVLQLTMKEPLALLGGGCTETHLASYIRHKSSTLPASTFKDLDCSQTQYQLVADGFCRSLESVARSLSHDDGEILTDVVYGHCWFVPSGSPCVSKWSDLVSKCGCGMNGNTEDLSWRFLQGQSGSPVVQGCPEEPSVKVTDLLTLDCFAAKCSGLQVALETANLILDLSYIIEDQN from the exons ATGTCTCGCCTTGAAGCTAAAAAGCCTCCGTTATTTATTAGTGAACCTTTAACTAGAGATGCCGTGAGTCAGTCGCTGTCTTTGCTGAGTGGAATATTAAAATCTTCCTATGGTCCTGCTGGTCGACTCAAACAGCTCCACAATGGTGTGGGGGGTTGTGTTTGTACCACTTCCCAATCCTCAGCCCTCCTGGGGCACCTTTCCACCAGCCAGCCTGTGCTGCGTGTCCTGACAGCCTCTGTACAGAACCATGTGTCACGTTTCAGTGACTGTGGCTTATTCACTGCCATTCTGTGCTGTGGCTTCATTGAAAATTTCAGGAGCCTGAATGTTGCACCTTTTACTGTCATTAAAATAAGCAAGCATCTTCTGAGTTTGTGCATGGACCACCTGAAATCTGAGGCTTGTGGCTGCCGGGTGTCCGTGGATTTTAGCAGTGTTGAGACTCTTGTTTGTTTGGTACGTAGCATTTTAACAAGCAAACCTGCTTGCATGCTTAATAAAACAGAAGTTGATCATCTCACCACATTGGTTTTAAAGGCTTTTATATTTACTATTCCGTGTCATGTTCGGACTAATGCTGTTTTAGGGAAGTGTATGATAGTACCTGTGAAAGGTAGAAGAGTTGTGGATTCTACAGTTCTTCCTGGACTGCTGATAGAAACGCCAGAATTTCAATTGGGAAAACCACTTGCTGTCAAAAGGACTGGTTCAAACACGATCAAGACTGCACTTTTCAGTGTGTCCATGTCAGGAGACGGCTTTAACGCCGAGGAAGGAACTATAGCAGTCCATCACGGAGTTTCTCTGGAAATGTCAGAGCTGAATCAGTTGCTTAATGTTGGGAAGCAGCTGGTTAAGGATGAGGTGGGCCTTGTACTGTGCCAGAAAGTGATGCATCCATCCTTGAAGCAGTACCTGAAGGAGAACGGTGTCATTGCTGtggacagggctgggctgtCTCTGATGGAGCCCCTGGGCCGCATGACAG GTTCACAGCCTATAGCTTCCATACATTCGTTGTCTCCTGGCTGTTACGGTAGCTTGAAAGATTTGTGCCTTGAAAGTTTTGCTTCAAAGCATTTTCTGCATCTAATTCCGGAGGACACAGTTATCTGCAGCCTGATACTCTGTAACAGAAGTGAAACAGCATGGGATGAGCTGAAG CGAGTCTGTGAAACTGCAGAACACGTGTTACAGTTAACAATGAAGGAACCTTTGGCATTATTAGGAGGGGGCTGTACAGAAACTCACCTGGCTTCATACATAAGACATAAG AGTTCTACTCTGCCTGCCAGCACTTTCAAAGACCTAGATTGTTCTCAGACACAGTACCAATTGGTTGCTGATGGGTTTTGCCGTTCTTTGGAGTCTGTAGCTCGCTCTCTGAGTCATGATGATGGAGAAATTCTAACAGATGTGGTTTATGGACACTGTTGGTTTGTTCCATCAGGTTCTCCCTGTGTCTCAAAGTGGTCAGATTTAGTTTCAAAATGTGGCTGTGGGATGAATGGTAACACAGAGGACCTCAGCTGGAGGTTTTTGCAAGGCCAGTCTGGCTCTCCTGTTGTGCAGGGCTGCCCTGAAGAGCCCTCAGTAAAGGTTACTGACCTCCTGACTCTGGATTgctttgctgccaagtgcagtGGCCTGCAAGTAGCTCTGGAGACAGCCAACCTGATTTTGGATCTTTCATACATAATTGAAGATCAAAATTAG